From the genome of Nocardia sp. NBC_01503, one region includes:
- the rfbB gene encoding dTDP-glucose 4,6-dehydratase, translating into MRLLVTGGAGFIGANFVHQTVTTRPGVQVTVLDKLTYAGNRASLDPVADRIEFVHGDIADAALVDRLVGGVDAVVHFAAESHNDNSLADPWPFVQTNIVGTYSLLQAVRKHQVRYHHISTDEVYGDLELDDPSAFTEATPYNPSSPYSASKASSDMLVRAWVRSFGVQATISNCSNNYGPYQHVEKFIPRQITNLIDGVRPRLYGSGHQVRDWIHVDDHNTAVWEILEHGRIGQTYLIGADGERDNKSVVQLILEAFGRDANDFDHVTDRPGHDLRYAIDSTLLRTELGWTPQYSDFRTGLAATVRWYRDNENWWRPQKTVTENAYAAAGEKVL; encoded by the coding sequence GTGCGATTGCTCGTAACCGGAGGCGCCGGATTCATCGGCGCGAACTTCGTTCATCAGACCGTGACCACCCGTCCCGGCGTTCAGGTGACCGTGCTCGACAAACTCACCTATGCCGGAAACCGGGCCTCCCTGGACCCGGTCGCCGACCGTATCGAGTTCGTGCACGGTGACATCGCCGATGCCGCACTGGTGGATCGCCTGGTCGGTGGCGTGGACGCGGTGGTGCATTTCGCCGCCGAATCACACAACGACAATTCCCTGGCCGATCCGTGGCCGTTCGTGCAGACCAATATCGTCGGCACCTATTCGCTGCTGCAGGCGGTGCGCAAGCATCAGGTGCGGTACCACCACATCTCCACCGACGAGGTCTACGGTGATCTCGAGCTCGACGATCCGAGCGCGTTCACCGAGGCCACGCCCTACAACCCGTCCAGTCCGTACTCCGCCAGCAAGGCGTCGAGCGATATGCTGGTGCGGGCCTGGGTGCGTTCCTTCGGCGTACAAGCCACAATCTCCAACTGCAGCAACAACTATGGCCCGTATCAGCATGTGGAGAAATTCATCCCACGCCAGATCACCAATCTCATCGACGGGGTGCGACCGCGCCTGTACGGCAGTGGACATCAGGTGCGCGACTGGATCCACGTGGACGACCACAACACCGCCGTCTGGGAAATTCTGGAACACGGTCGAATCGGGCAGACGTACCTGATCGGCGCGGACGGCGAACGCGACAACAAATCCGTCGTACAGCTGATTCTCGAGGCATTCGGCCGCGATGCGAACGACTTCGATCACGTCACTGATCGCCCCGGCCACGACCTGCGCTACGCCATCGATTCCACCCTGCTGCGCACCGAACTCGGCTGGACGCCCCAATACTCCGACTTCCGAACCGGATTGGCCGCCACCGTCCGCTGGTACCGCGACAACGAGAACTGGTGGCGCCCCCAGAAGACCGTCACCGAGAACGCCT
- a CDS encoding alpha/beta hydrolase, which produces MASTRNDHADAPVINPDSVSVYARTLEVACRSTIRPAGEYMTLSEGAMPIVSGVINALARLRPAPRGVEREQVRLNGFRMEIVRPAGARSSMSDGVVMYMHGGGFFLCGLDTHRPVVAAIARRTGMPVVSVEYRQLPQTDIAGSVSDCLTAYRWLLSHGVPASRIVFAGDSAGGYMTFATALRARDMGLPVPAGLVGLCPALDLDCAEKRAHPNYHRDPLIPLSALEAVVKLGAEVNGHLDPQLSPVNNPLAGMPPALLIVAEDEVLRRDSEIMAHRLAQAGVPATLEIWRGQVHAFMAIFPSMPESRAALAHVAQFVRARIESARIAQTA; this is translated from the coding sequence ATGGCGAGTACCCGCAATGACCATGCCGATGCTCCGGTGATCAACCCCGACAGTGTGAGCGTCTACGCGCGCACCCTCGAAGTGGCCTGCCGCAGCACGATTCGGCCCGCCGGTGAGTACATGACCCTCAGCGAAGGGGCCATGCCGATCGTCAGCGGTGTCATCAACGCGCTCGCCAGACTGCGCCCCGCACCCCGCGGTGTGGAACGGGAGCAGGTGCGGCTCAACGGCTTCCGCATGGAAATCGTGCGACCCGCCGGGGCTCGCAGCTCGATGAGCGACGGCGTCGTCATGTACATGCACGGCGGCGGCTTCTTCCTCTGCGGACTCGACACCCACCGGCCCGTGGTGGCCGCCATCGCCCGCCGCACCGGAATGCCGGTGGTGAGTGTGGAGTACCGGCAACTGCCGCAGACCGATATCGCCGGTTCGGTCTCCGACTGCCTGACCGCGTACCGCTGGCTGCTCTCGCACGGCGTACCCGCCTCGCGCATCGTCTTCGCCGGCGACTCCGCGGGCGGCTATATGACCTTCGCGACCGCGCTGCGCGCCCGCGATATGGGACTCCCGGTGCCCGCCGGACTCGTCGGCCTGTGTCCCGCACTGGATCTGGACTGCGCGGAGAAGCGCGCGCACCCGAACTACCACCGCGATCCGCTCATCCCGCTGTCGGCGTTGGAGGCGGTGGTCAAGCTCGGCGCCGAGGTGAACGGTCACCTGGATCCGCAGCTGTCCCCGGTCAACAATCCGCTCGCCGGTATGCCGCCCGCACTGCTCATCGTCGCCGAGGACGAGGTGCTGCGCCGGGACAGTGAGATCATGGCGCACCGGCTCGCCCAGGCGGGCGTACCGGCCACCCTGGAGATCTGGCGGGGGCAGGTGCACGCCTTCATGGCCATCTTCCCGAGCATGCCCGAGAGCCGGGCCGCCCTCGCGCATGTGGCCCAATTCGTCCGTGCCCGAATCGAATCCGCGCGGATCGCGCAGACCGCATGA
- the rfbA gene encoding glucose-1-phosphate thymidylyltransferase RfbA produces MRGIILAGGTGSRLHPITRGVSKQLVPVYDKPMVYYPLSTLMLAGIRDILVITTPEDVAAFTRLLGDGSQFGINLSYVVQPEPDGLARAFILGANHIGNDPAALVLGDNIFHGPGLGTNLRQYAQVDGGAVFAYRVSDPTAYGVVEFADGKAISIEEKPKAPRSNYAIPGLYFYDNDVIEIARELKPSDRGEYEITDINRAYLEQGRLNVEVLRRGTAWLDTGTFDSLLDAANYVRTIEERQGLKIGVPEEVAWRMGFIDDDQLAAAARPLVRSGYGAYLLRLLEQGRVD; encoded by the coding sequence ATGCGTGGAATCATCCTGGCGGGCGGCACCGGGTCGCGTTTGCACCCGATCACGCGCGGGGTGAGCAAACAGCTTGTCCCCGTCTACGACAAACCGATGGTGTACTACCCGCTCTCGACGCTCATGCTGGCGGGAATCCGGGACATCCTGGTCATCACCACCCCCGAGGACGTGGCGGCGTTCACCCGGCTGCTCGGTGACGGCAGCCAGTTCGGGATCAACCTCAGCTATGTGGTGCAGCCCGAGCCGGACGGACTGGCCCGCGCCTTCATCCTCGGCGCGAACCACATCGGGAACGATCCCGCCGCACTCGTACTGGGCGACAACATCTTCCACGGCCCCGGCCTCGGCACCAATCTGCGGCAGTACGCGCAGGTGGACGGCGGTGCGGTCTTCGCCTACCGGGTCTCGGATCCGACCGCGTACGGCGTGGTCGAATTCGCCGACGGCAAGGCCATTTCCATCGAGGAGAAGCCCAAGGCGCCGCGCTCCAACTACGCGATCCCGGGACTGTACTTCTACGACAACGACGTCATCGAGATCGCGCGCGAGCTGAAGCCGTCCGATCGCGGTGAGTACGAGATCACCGATATCAATCGCGCCTACCTCGAACAGGGCCGATTGAATGTGGAGGTGCTGCGCCGCGGCACCGCCTGGCTGGACACCGGTACCTTCGATTCACTGCTCGATGCCGCCAACTACGTCCGTACCATCGAGGAGCGGCAGGGCCTGAAAATCGGGGTACCCGAGGAGGTGGCCTGGCGTATGGGTTTCATCGACGACGATCAATTGGCAGCGGCCGC